One window from the genome of Kaistella carnis encodes:
- a CDS encoding polyprenyl synthetase family protein, producing the protein MANIVEEIKKPINAEMKLFEQKFYESMQSNVALLDKVTRFIVTTKGKQMRPMFVFLCAKLVGDVNEKTFRGASMIELIHTATLVHDDVVDESFKRRNFFSINALWKNKIAVLVGDYLLSKAVLLSTDHQDYDLLSVISRTIREMAEGELLQLEKARKLDITEDVYYEIIRQKTATLIAACSEIGVLSTSGDISLAKKMMEFGTYTGMAFQIKDDLFDYLTTTIIGKPVGIDIKEQKMTLPLIHALKIANEKDRKYYFTTIKRYNNDQKRVKELIAFVKTSGGLDYAVDKMTEYQQKAKNILAEFPDSEAKNSLELMLDYVIERKF; encoded by the coding sequence GTGGCAAATATCGTAGAAGAAATTAAAAAACCCATCAATGCAGAGATGAAACTTTTTGAACAGAAGTTTTACGAATCTATGCAGAGCAATGTTGCACTTTTAGATAAGGTAACCCGATTCATTGTGACGACAAAAGGAAAACAAATGCGTCCGATGTTTGTATTTCTTTGTGCAAAACTGGTTGGTGATGTTAATGAAAAAACCTTTCGCGGTGCTTCGATGATTGAGTTGATCCATACGGCCACTTTGGTTCATGATGATGTAGTTGATGAAAGTTTTAAACGACGAAACTTCTTCTCAATCAATGCGTTATGGAAAAATAAAATTGCGGTTCTTGTTGGGGATTATCTTCTTTCAAAAGCAGTTTTGCTGTCCACCGATCATCAAGATTATGATTTATTGTCCGTAATTTCCAGAACCATTCGCGAGATGGCAGAAGGTGAATTGCTACAATTAGAGAAGGCGCGAAAACTGGATATCACCGAAGACGTATATTACGAGATTATCCGCCAAAAGACGGCGACTTTAATCGCTGCATGCAGTGAAATTGGCGTCCTTTCAACGAGTGGCGATATTTCATTAGCTAAAAAAATGATGGAATTTGGAACGTACACGGGAATGGCTTTCCAGATTAAAGATGATTTATTCGATTATCTAACGACCACCATCATTGGTAAACCGGTCGGAATTGATATTAAGGAACAAAAGATGACGTTGCCTTTAATTCACGCTTTGAAAATTGCAAATGAGAAAGACCGTAAATATTATTTCACCACCATAAAACGCTACAACAACGATCAGAAGAGAGTCAAAGAGCTGATCGCATTTGTAAAAACTTCCGGAGGACTTGATTACGCAGTTGATAAAATGACAGAATATCAGCAAAAAGCAAAAAATATCCTTGCCGAATTCCCGGATTCCGAAGCTAAAAATTCTCTGGAATTAATGCTCGATTATGTGATTGAAAGGAAGTTCTAA
- the queA gene encoding tRNA preQ1(34) S-adenosylmethionine ribosyltransferase-isomerase QueA codes for MKTSDFNFHLPEELLAEHPAEHRDDAKMMVLNRKTQTIEHKHFKDVVDYFDEKDLFIFNNTKVFPARLYGNKEKTGAKIEVFLLRELDKETRVWDVLVDPARKIRIGNKLFFTEDEGLVAEVIDNTTSRGRTLRFLYDGSYEEFRTKLKELGETPLPKYIKRDVEPEDAERYQTIYAKHEGAVAAPTAGLHFSRHLMKRLEIKGIDFAEVTLHVGLGTFNPIEVEDLSKHKMESEEAIIDQKNADIINKAVEEGRRVCAVGTTTMRTLETSVSSNKKIGPYHGWTNKFIFPPHDFGVANCMITNFHTPKSTLMMMIAAFAGKDFLMHAYEEAIKHEYKFYSYGDAMLII; via the coding sequence ATGAAAACATCTGATTTTAACTTTCACCTGCCCGAAGAACTTTTAGCGGAACATCCGGCGGAACACAGAGATGATGCGAAGATGATGGTTCTGAACCGTAAGACGCAGACCATTGAACATAAACATTTCAAAGATGTTGTAGATTATTTTGATGAGAAAGATCTTTTCATCTTCAACAATACTAAAGTTTTTCCTGCCAGACTCTACGGAAATAAAGAAAAAACCGGTGCTAAAATCGAGGTTTTCCTTTTAAGAGAATTAGACAAAGAAACCCGCGTATGGGACGTACTTGTCGACCCGGCACGTAAAATCAGAATTGGAAATAAATTATTTTTCACCGAAGATGAAGGTTTGGTTGCTGAAGTAATCGATAATACGACCTCAAGAGGGAGAACATTGAGGTTCTTATATGACGGTTCTTACGAAGAGTTCCGTACCAAATTGAAAGAATTGGGAGAAACACCACTTCCGAAATATATCAAAAGAGACGTAGAACCAGAAGATGCAGAACGTTACCAAACGATTTATGCAAAACATGAAGGTGCTGTTGCAGCTCCAACGGCTGGTTTACACTTTTCCAGACATTTGATGAAAAGACTTGAAATCAAAGGAATTGACTTTGCTGAAGTTACGCTTCACGTAGGTTTGGGAACTTTCAATCCAATTGAAGTAGAGGATTTATCCAAACACAAAATGGAATCTGAAGAAGCGATCATCGATCAGAAAAATGCAGATATCATTAACAAAGCAGTTGAAGAAGGCAGACGAGTTTGCGCGGTCGGAACCACGACCATGAGAACTTTGGAAACTTCCGTTTCTTCCAATAAAAAAATTGGACCTTACCACGGCTGGACGAACAAATTTATTTTCCCGCCTCATGATTTCGGTGTTGCAAACTGTATGATCACCAATTTCCATACGCCAAAATCAACATTAATGATGATGATTGCAGCATTTGCCGGCAAAGACTTCTTAATGCATGCCTACGAGGAAGCAATTAAGCACGAATACAAATTCTATTCTTACGGTGATGCTATGTTGATCATCTAA
- the rlmN gene encoding 23S rRNA (adenine(2503)-C(2))-methyltransferase RlmN — protein sequence MKDIRTLSLDQLQEYFVSLGEKPFRAKQVYDWLWSKNLHSIEEMTNLSKDLRDRISQEYMINPISVDQLQKSTDGTIKNGVKLHDGLLVESVLIPTETRTTACVSSQVGCSLNCEFCATARLKRMRNLEVAEIVDQVALIDRQSRLYFDRPLSNIVFMGMGEPMMNYKNVVESIKKITEPSGLGMSPRRITVSTSGIPKMIKMLADEEIRVNLALSLHSAIEKKRNEIMPFSDKFPLTDIMDSLKYWYEKTGNIITFEYCVWKGINDEDEDIKALIRYCKQIPSKVNLIQYNPIGDGKYDQCNKAAEDNYVRQLEKAGITVLIRRSRGGDIDAACGQLANKSSE from the coding sequence ATGAAGGATATCCGAACTTTATCACTCGATCAATTACAGGAATATTTTGTCTCTTTGGGCGAGAAACCTTTTCGTGCAAAACAAGTCTATGATTGGCTTTGGAGTAAAAATTTGCACTCGATTGAGGAGATGACGAATCTTTCAAAAGATCTGCGCGACCGTATTTCACAGGAATACATGATCAATCCTATTTCCGTAGATCAACTGCAAAAATCCACAGACGGAACCATTAAAAACGGCGTAAAATTACATGACGGACTTTTAGTTGAATCCGTTTTAATTCCTACCGAAACCAGAACTACAGCGTGTGTTTCTTCCCAAGTTGGTTGCTCCCTGAACTGTGAGTTTTGTGCTACAGCAAGACTAAAAAGAATGCGAAATCTTGAAGTCGCAGAAATAGTAGATCAAGTGGCACTGATTGACAGACAAAGCAGATTATATTTCGACCGGCCACTTTCAAACATTGTGTTTATGGGAATGGGCGAGCCCATGATGAATTACAAAAATGTTGTAGAATCCATCAAAAAAATAACCGAGCCTTCAGGTTTAGGAATGTCGCCAAGACGAATCACCGTTTCAACTTCCGGAATTCCGAAAATGATCAAGATGTTGGCCGATGAAGAGATCCGCGTGAATTTAGCTCTTTCTTTACATTCGGCGATCGAGAAAAAGAGGAATGAAATTATGCCTTTTTCTGATAAATTTCCTTTAACCGATATTATGGATTCCCTAAAATATTGGTATGAAAAAACAGGAAACATCATAACCTTTGAATATTGCGTTTGGAAAGGAATAAATGATGAGGATGAAGATATCAAGGCGCTGATCAGATATTGCAAGCAAATCCCAAGTAAAGTTAATTTAATTCAGTACAATCCAATAGGAGACGGAAAGTACGACCAATGTAACAAAGCGGCAGAAGACAATTACGTTCGCCAGTTAGAAAAAGCCGGAATTACCGTGCTTATTCGCCGCAGCCGTGGAGGAGACATTGATGCCGCATGTGGACAACTTGCCAATAAAAGCAGTGAGTAA
- a CDS encoding PH domain-containing protein, with protein sequence MKEFKTARMDKQTMIITIIVLFFLILFPISSFFFYPPKPVISITSIILMYGAIIIAYCFIPRRIAVSDSQILIKNVFGSAIININEIESLQRWNKVGFNLRTFGIGGLFGYFGYFNGKDSWYVTNIEKKVQIALKSGKKYILSPENPEEFIHTIQQRSIENAPS encoded by the coding sequence ATGAAAGAATTTAAAACTGCACGAATGGATAAACAAACGATGATCATTACGATTATTGTTCTGTTCTTCTTAATTTTATTTCCTATTTCCTCCTTTTTCTTTTATCCTCCCAAACCTGTGATTTCGATCACCAGCATTATTTTAATGTACGGAGCGATTATTATAGCTTATTGTTTTATTCCGAGAAGAATTGCGGTTTCAGATTCGCAGATCTTAATAAAAAATGTTTTCGGATCTGCAATCATCAACATTAATGAAATTGAGTCTCTCCAGCGCTGGAATAAAGTAGGATTTAATCTTCGAACTTTTGGGATAGGCGGCCTTTTTGGATATTTCGGATATTTTAATGGGAAAGATTCTTGGTATGTTACCAATATTGAAAAGAAAGTTCAGATTGCCTTAAAGTCTGGAAAAAAATATATTTTAAGTCCGGAAAATCCTGAAGAGTTTATTCATACGATTCAACAACGGAGTATAGAGAACGCTCCATCATAG
- a CDS encoding YoaK family protein — translation MFSHIGKTRTPRHNLGIASLLSFVAGLVNVVGFFSVQKLTTNVTGHFAFFVDEVFKLNFEDAVHVALFVFYFFFGAFFANFIVEIYSRIRENQIYVFPIILEASILAVIAFTGNYLMLEDPDIIAYSLLFAMGMQNSLVTSISKSIVRTTHLTGLFTDMGIEFSQLFFYREKKRRRRLLNSIRLRLTIIIMFFCGGVSGGVLYEHFGIKTLILGSIILLGGCYTIFLKLNIYS, via the coding sequence ATGTTTTCACATATCGGGAAGACCAGAACACCGCGACATAACCTTGGAATTGCATCCCTGCTTTCCTTTGTTGCAGGTTTGGTAAATGTAGTCGGCTTCTTTTCGGTTCAGAAATTAACAACCAATGTCACGGGACATTTTGCTTTTTTCGTAGATGAAGTTTTTAAACTCAATTTCGAAGATGCAGTTCACGTGGCACTATTTGTATTTTACTTTTTTTTCGGGGCTTTCTTCGCCAATTTTATCGTGGAAATATACTCCAGAATTCGGGAAAATCAGATCTATGTTTTTCCTATCATTTTAGAAGCCTCAATCTTAGCAGTTATCGCATTTACAGGGAATTATTTAATGCTAGAAGATCCCGATATTATTGCATACAGTCTGCTTTTTGCCATGGGAATGCAAAACTCCCTCGTCACAAGTATTTCAAAATCGATTGTCCGTACGACCCATTTGACCGGACTTTTTACCGATATGGGAATCGAGTTTTCCCAGCTGTTTTTCTACAGAGAAAAAAAACGCAGAAGAAGGCTGCTTAATTCGATCAGATTACGTCTCACCATCATCATTATGTTTTTCTGTGGTGGCGTTTCGGGTGGTGTTTTATATGAGCATTTCGGCATCAAAACCTTAATTTTAGGAAGTATTATTTTGCTCGGAGGTTGTTATACGATTTTCTTAAAATTAAATATTTACTCTTAA
- a CDS encoding 6-phosphogluconolactonase, protein MRNLYLLFSIFISLSFSAQQDYDWLKLNRYKIAVLSDSINENSGLDFFQDRLFTINDSGNTADIFAINKETGKIKNVFRTNLNNKDWEAITSDSTALYIGDFGNNVGSRKDLLIYKIPFDSLRRNSAFTGSQSIPFYYPEQKDFTSKNLNNNFDAEAMIYLEGKIHVFTKEWISKGTTHYTIDPNVYENQAAQKIETYQTGYVVTDAAYFDKKLYLVGYTKKAEVYLTIFNETKPGIFFTEKPKKYYLGSSLNIGQIEGIAVDKTGIYISGESFRVGIINAKPSLYFIPFDQLK, encoded by the coding sequence ATGAGAAACCTTTATCTCTTATTTTCAATCTTTATTTCCCTCAGTTTTTCTGCGCAACAGGATTATGACTGGCTCAAACTGAACCGATATAAAATTGCAGTCTTAAGTGATTCAATTAACGAAAATTCAGGATTAGATTTTTTCCAAGATCGTCTTTTTACTATTAATGACAGTGGAAATACAGCCGATATTTTTGCCATCAACAAGGAAACGGGAAAGATAAAAAATGTCTTTAGAACCAATTTAAATAATAAAGACTGGGAAGCCATCACCTCAGATTCTACAGCTTTGTACATTGGAGATTTCGGAAATAATGTCGGCTCCAGAAAAGATCTTTTGATTTATAAAATTCCTTTTGATTCTCTAAGAAGAAACTCCGCTTTTACAGGATCTCAGAGTATTCCTTTTTATTATCCGGAGCAGAAAGATTTTACCTCAAAAAATCTAAACAACAATTTCGATGCAGAAGCCATGATTTATCTTGAGGGAAAAATTCACGTCTTTACGAAAGAATGGATTTCAAAAGGAACAACACATTACACCATAGATCCAAACGTATACGAAAATCAGGCGGCACAAAAAATCGAAACGTACCAAACGGGCTATGTGGTGACCGACGCCGCTTATTTTGATAAAAAACTATACCTCGTAGGCTACACCAAAAAAGCAGAAGTTTATCTCACGATCTTCAATGAAACAAAACCGGGAATTTTCTTTACTGAAAAACCGAAAAAATATTATCTCGGAAGTTCTTTAAATATCGGTCAGATCGAAGGAATTGCAGTAGATAAAACGGGAATTTACATTTCAGGGGAAAGCTTTCGCGTTGGGATTATTAATGCTAAACCTTCTTTATATTTTATCCCGTTTGATCAGCTAAAATAA
- a CDS encoding copper-transporting P-type ATPase, producing MSQNNIPPSERISPSSVYYCPMECEGEKVYFTQGKRCPVCNMFLVPIEERADYKNKPQTFSKTNLPESFEDKIGDYFCPMFCESDKTYSSDVGCPVCHMHLEEITQELVDASSHHHHKEDKKAPVLDQESNAGKYYCPMFCEGDKVYDSNVGCPVCGMDLVKIPEKGEQSSDDDTYKLLRNKFLIALVFTVPVFILSMGGMWFEFPFSNKVQGFLELALSIPVLFYAGWFLLKRGFISFKTWNLNMFSLIALGSAAAFLFSLVALFFPEILPHEISHGGKTPFYFESVCVILTLVIMGQMLEARAHQKTGKAIEELMNLSPDEANLIINDVEKKVPLSEVKIGNILRVKPGEKIPVDGKITEGNSNVDESMITGEPIPVEKSIGMMVTSGTINGNGTFLMKAEKVGDETLLSQIIKMVNDATRSKAPIQKLADKISKIFVPTVIGISVLTFILWRIFGGENALIYAFVNAVAVLIVACPCALGLATPMSLTVGIAKGAKNGILIKNAEALEQMHKVNVLITDKTGTLTEGKPKLDEVISSEKVENSLVLKLAASLNQNSEHPLSNAVLTEFKKENGNFEKVQNFGNISGKGVKGLINGEVILLGNASLLKQFNIEIPLSLKQKITEHEDRAKTISFVAKGNEVLGFLSFSDNIKASSKKAIQYLQENKVEVIMMTGDNEHTAKAVAQELGITKYFANCLPQDKLAEIKRLQAEGKIVAMTGDGINDAPALAQSNVGIAMGTGTDVAIESAEITLLKGDILGVAKAKILSEKLLKNIKENLFFAFLYNTLGIPVAAGLLYPIFGILMSPMIAAAAMSFSSVSVILNSLRLNGVDLKIK from the coding sequence ATGTCCCAAAACAATATCCCTCCATCCGAGCGAATTTCTCCGAGTTCAGTCTATTACTGCCCGATGGAATGTGAAGGTGAAAAAGTATATTTTACGCAAGGTAAGCGTTGCCCAGTTTGTAATATGTTTCTGGTTCCGATCGAAGAAAGAGCCGACTATAAAAACAAACCACAAACTTTTTCAAAGACCAATTTACCCGAAAGTTTCGAAGATAAAATTGGTGACTATTTTTGTCCGATGTTTTGTGAAAGTGATAAAACCTATTCTTCAGATGTCGGTTGTCCGGTTTGCCATATGCATCTCGAAGAAATTACACAGGAATTGGTCGATGCTTCAAGTCACCATCATCACAAAGAAGACAAAAAAGCTCCGGTCCTCGATCAGGAAAGTAATGCCGGTAAATACTACTGCCCGATGTTCTGCGAAGGCGACAAGGTTTATGATTCCAATGTTGGTTGTCCGGTTTGTGGAATGGACCTCGTTAAAATTCCGGAGAAAGGGGAACAATCATCCGATGATGACACTTATAAATTGTTAAGGAATAAATTTCTTATTGCTTTAGTTTTCACCGTTCCTGTTTTCATTTTATCGATGGGCGGAATGTGGTTTGAATTCCCTTTTTCAAATAAAGTTCAGGGCTTTCTTGAATTGGCATTATCGATTCCTGTCCTGTTTTATGCGGGTTGGTTCTTACTAAAAAGAGGATTTATTTCCTTTAAAACCTGGAACCTCAATATGTTTTCGTTGATCGCATTAGGTTCTGCTGCCGCTTTTCTTTTTAGTTTAGTGGCCTTATTCTTTCCTGAAATATTGCCTCACGAAATTTCACACGGTGGAAAAACGCCCTTTTATTTTGAGTCGGTTTGTGTAATTCTTACGTTGGTGATCATGGGTCAGATGCTCGAAGCAAGAGCCCATCAAAAAACGGGAAAAGCCATTGAAGAATTAATGAATCTTTCACCCGATGAAGCCAATCTGATCATTAATGATGTTGAAAAGAAAGTTCCGCTTTCTGAAGTTAAAATCGGGAATATATTAAGAGTAAAGCCGGGCGAAAAAATTCCTGTTGACGGCAAAATAACAGAAGGAAATTCAAACGTAGATGAAAGCATGATTACAGGTGAACCCATTCCGGTGGAGAAAAGCATTGGAATGATGGTGACTTCCGGAACAATTAATGGAAACGGAACCTTTTTAATGAAAGCCGAAAAAGTAGGCGATGAAACCCTGCTTTCTCAAATTATTAAAATGGTCAATGATGCGACCAGAAGCAAAGCGCCTATTCAGAAATTAGCTGATAAAATTTCCAAAATTTTTGTTCCAACAGTAATCGGAATTTCAGTTTTGACTTTTATTCTATGGAGAATTTTCGGTGGCGAAAATGCTTTGATTTATGCTTTTGTAAATGCGGTTGCCGTTTTAATTGTAGCTTGTCCGTGTGCGCTCGGGTTGGCAACACCGATGTCTTTAACCGTTGGAATTGCAAAAGGCGCCAAAAATGGAATCCTCATTAAGAATGCAGAAGCTCTTGAACAAATGCATAAAGTAAATGTTCTAATCACCGATAAAACAGGAACTTTAACAGAAGGAAAACCAAAGCTCGATGAAGTAATTTCTTCCGAAAAAGTTGAAAATTCTTTAGTGCTAAAATTAGCTGCTTCTTTAAATCAAAATTCCGAACATCCACTTTCAAATGCAGTTTTAACTGAATTTAAAAAAGAAAATGGAAATTTTGAAAAGGTACAAAACTTCGGAAATATTTCCGGAAAAGGCGTGAAAGGATTGATTAATGGTGAAGTTATTTTATTGGGGAATGCTTCTCTTTTAAAGCAATTCAATATTGAAATTCCACTTTCTTTAAAACAGAAAATAACCGAACATGAAGATCGGGCAAAAACGATTTCTTTTGTAGCAAAAGGAAATGAAGTTTTAGGATTTTTAAGTTTTTCAGATAATATAAAAGCAAGTTCTAAAAAAGCCATTCAGTATTTGCAGGAAAATAAGGTAGAAGTGATTATGATGACGGGGGACAATGAACATACTGCAAAAGCGGTTGCTCAGGAATTAGGAATTACAAAATACTTTGCGAATTGTCTTCCACAGGATAAATTGGCGGAAATAAAAAGACTTCAAGCCGAAGGAAAAATAGTTGCAATGACTGGTGATGGAATTAATGATGCGCCGGCTCTCGCCCAATCAAACGTTGGAATTGCAATGGGAACAGGAACTGATGTCGCGATCGAAAGTGCAGAAATTACTTTGTTAAAAGGTGATATTTTAGGCGTTGCAAAAGCGAAAATCTTAAGTGAAAAATTATTAAAGAATATTAAAGAAAATCTCTTCTTCGCCTTTTTATATAATACTTTGGGAATCCCGGTTGCAGCAGGCCTACTCTACCCGATTTTCGGTATTCTGATGAGTCCGATGATTGCGGCAGCAGCGATGAGTTTCAGTTCTGTTTCTGTGATTCTAAATTCATTGCGACTAAATGGAGTTGATTTGAAAATCAAATAA
- a CDS encoding DNA-deoxyinosine glycosylase: MNRISSFPPLVFENSKILILGSVPGIKSLEMQQYYAHPQNKFWKILFELFQEDFTGDYTERINLLQKNHIALWDVIDSCERKGSLDVKIKNEEHNDIEKFLSENPNIKAIFCNGQKAFKNVQKNKDLVALIPIFVLPSTSPAHAVPYDKKLEAWTKIKFHL; this comes from the coding sequence ATGAATCGAATTTCATCTTTTCCGCCTCTTGTTTTTGAAAATTCTAAAATTTTGATCTTAGGTTCTGTTCCCGGAATTAAGTCTTTGGAAATGCAACAGTATTATGCGCATCCGCAAAATAAGTTTTGGAAAATATTATTTGAACTCTTTCAGGAAGATTTTACAGGCGATTATACGGAAAGAATTAATCTGCTCCAAAAAAACCATATTGCACTTTGGGATGTGATTGATTCATGTGAACGAAAGGGAAGTTTAGATGTCAAAATTAAAAACGAAGAACACAATGATATTGAGAAATTTTTAAGTGAGAACCCAAATATAAAAGCGATCTTTTGCAACGGCCAGAAAGCTTTTAAAAATGTACAAAAGAACAAGGATTTAGTTGCGCTAATTCCTATATTTGTTTTACCTTCGACCAGTCCGGCTCACGCAGTTCCTTATGATAAAAAACTGGAGGCTTGGACGAAAATAAAATTCCATCTATGA
- a CDS encoding four helix bundle protein encodes MKKNDLLERTFWFGIHCLKFLRKLPNDPESRLIRYQLGKSSTSLGANYEESQAGSSKADFKNKVKISLRETRESNYWLRVIKALDEKENQELDQLLAESIELKNIFGAIVNNTKL; translated from the coding sequence ATGAAAAAGAATGATTTACTGGAAAGAACTTTTTGGTTCGGAATTCATTGTCTGAAGTTTTTAAGAAAGCTGCCCAATGACCCCGAATCTAGATTGATCAGATATCAATTGGGGAAATCTTCTACTTCACTTGGTGCTAACTACGAAGAATCTCAAGCAGGATCATCAAAAGCAGATTTTAAAAATAAAGTTAAAATTTCTTTACGGGAAACCAGGGAATCCAATTATTGGTTGAGAGTAATTAAAGCACTTGATGAAAAAGAAAATCAAGAATTGGATCAATTACTTGCTGAAAGTATAGAATTAAAAAACATTTTCGGAGCGATAGTAAATAACACAAAGCTGTAA
- a CDS encoding S9 family peptidase encodes MKLKNTLIALAAPLLMNAQNVMTPETLWTLNKIGVSAVSPDQNSLIYSIGKTDLKTEKNNKKSFFFNLKNYEATALDLGKKSLIQWDHNGIYAQEGEKIFLSKDAGKTWTEFYTIGKADNIVISPDGKKIAFSKEVLIEKVMGKDKYSDAPKTTAQIYTDLNHRHWDYFNEGKYNHVFVVPVSESADKAKDLLEGKPWDSPQRPFGGAEDFIWSPDSSQLLYVTKALSGAEYAQSTNTDIFAYDLSTGSVKNLTESNKGYDVAPTFSPDGKFLTWQSMEREGYEADKNDLKIMDWKSGTVTNLTKNWDESLAGSVFWAPDSKMIYFSTAFRGTKQLFSLNPKTSKIQQITKGDFDINDIYAQNKNSLLVSRTDMNHNAGLFAVDLKKGTMTQVTEINKKNYENITPSKTELKMVKTSDGKEMGVWFIYPPNFDANKKYPTLLYCQGGPQSALTQFFSTRWNFALMAANDYIIVAPNRRGMPGWGTEWNEAISKDWGGQPMKDYLAAADYAKTLPYVDGDRMGAVGASYGGYSVFMLAGIHENRFKTFIAHDGLFDMKSWYLTTEELWFANWDLGGSPYDNPVPKSYTEFNPSNYVNKWNKPMMIIQGGIDYRVPYEQGQEAFQAAKLKGLKTKFLYFPNENHWVLQPQNGLVWQREFFEWLKETL; translated from the coding sequence ATGAAACTAAAAAATACGCTTATTGCGCTCGCAGCACCTTTGCTCATGAATGCACAAAATGTAATGACTCCGGAAACACTTTGGACACTCAACAAGATTGGGGTTTCTGCAGTCTCACCAGATCAGAATTCTCTCATTTACAGTATTGGAAAAACTGATTTGAAAACGGAGAAAAATAATAAAAAGAGCTTTTTCTTCAATCTCAAAAACTACGAGGCAACTGCTTTGGATTTAGGAAAAAAATCTTTGATACAGTGGGATCATAATGGAATTTATGCTCAGGAAGGGGAAAAGATTTTTCTTTCTAAAGATGCCGGAAAAACCTGGACGGAATTTTACACCATCGGTAAAGCAGACAATATTGTCATTTCACCCGACGGTAAAAAAATAGCCTTCAGCAAAGAGGTTCTAATTGAAAAAGTGATGGGAAAAGACAAGTATTCGGATGCTCCGAAGACGACTGCCCAAATTTATACCGATTTGAATCACCGCCACTGGGATTATTTTAATGAAGGAAAATACAATCACGTTTTCGTAGTTCCCGTTTCTGAATCTGCTGACAAAGCCAAAGATTTATTAGAAGGTAAACCTTGGGATTCTCCGCAGCGACCTTTCGGTGGAGCCGAAGATTTTATTTGGAGTCCTGATTCTTCACAGCTGTTATACGTGACGAAAGCTTTGAGTGGTGCGGAATATGCGCAGTCCACCAATACCGATATTTTCGCCTACGATTTATCAACTGGATCTGTGAAAAATTTAACCGAAAGTAACAAGGGTTATGATGTAGCACCCACTTTTTCACCGGATGGAAAGTTTTTAACTTGGCAGTCGATGGAAAGAGAGGGCTATGAAGCTGATAAAAATGATTTAAAAATCATGGACTGGAAATCCGGCACTGTAACCAACCTTACGAAAAACTGGGATGAAAGCCTTGCCGGTTCTGTTTTCTGGGCACCCGATTCTAAAATGATTTATTTTTCAACCGCTTTTAGAGGAACCAAACAATTGTTTTCTTTGAATCCGAAGACTTCTAAAATTCAGCAGATCACAAAAGGAGATTTTGATATTAATGATATTTACGCTCAAAATAAGAATTCCCTTTTGGTTTCCCGAACCGATATGAACCATAATGCAGGTTTATTTGCCGTGGATTTGAAAAAAGGAACCATGACTCAGGTTACAGAAATTAACAAGAAGAATTACGAAAACATTACGCCTTCAAAAACGGAGCTGAAAATGGTCAAAACCAGCGACGGTAAGGAAATGGGTGTGTGGTTTATTTATCCGCCAAATTTTGATGCGAATAAAAAATATCCAACTTTATTGTATTGTCAGGGTGGGCCGCAATCAGCGTTGACGCAATTTTTCAGCACGCGATGGAATTTTGCTTTAATGGCGGCAAACGACTATATCATCGTCGCACCAAACCGTAGAGGAATGCCGGGTTGGGGAACAGAATGGAATGAAGCAATTTCTAAAGATTGGGGCGGACAACCAATGAAAGATTATCTGGCAGCAGCAGATTACGCCAAAACTCTGCCGTATGTTGATGGAGACAGAATGGGCGCCGTAGGAGCAAGTTATGGTGGTTACAGTGTATTCATGCTAGCCGGAATTCACGAAAACCGTTTTAAAACATTCATCGCACACGATGGCCTTTTCGATATGAAATCCTGGTATTTAACTACGGAAGAACTTTGGTTTGCCAACTGGGATTTGGGTGGATCGCCTTATGATAATCCAGTACCGAAATCGTACACAGAGTTTAATCCTTCAAATTATGTGAATAAATGGAACAAACCCATGATGATTATTCAGGGAGGAATTGATTATCGCGTTCCTTATGAACAAGGTCAGGAAGCTTTTCAGGCTGCAAAACTTAAAGGGTTAAAAACAAAATTCCTTTATTTCCCGAACGAAAATCACTGGGTGCTTCAACCACAAAATGGGTTGGTATGGCAACGTGAATTTTTTGAATGGTTAAAAGAAACCTTATAA